In Mongoliitalea daihaiensis, one DNA window encodes the following:
- a CDS encoding acyl-CoA dehydrogenase family protein, which translates to MNFEMNENQQMIAQMIRDFGAKEITPFRKEWDDNQHFPLELFKKLGELGLMGVLVPTEYGGSGFGYFEYVTAIAELAKLDPSVGLSMAAHNSLCTGHIMMFGNEEQKQKYLPKLATCEFLGAWGLTEPNTGSDAGNMRTVAVKDGEYYVINGAKNFITHGVSGDVAVVIARTGEVGDSHGMTAFIIEKGTPGFKGGRKEDKLGMRASETAELIFEDCRVHESQILGEVGEGFIQSMKILDGGRISIAALSLGIAEGALEESIKYSKEREQFNQPISKFQAISFKLADMATQVEAARLLTFKAADLKNRGQKVTLMGAQAKYYASEVSVSVANEAVQIFGGYGFTKDYPVEKYYRDSKLCTIGEGTSEIQKLVISREILR; encoded by the coding sequence ATGAATTTTGAGATGAATGAGAATCAGCAGATGATTGCTCAGATGATCCGTGATTTTGGAGCGAAAGAAATTACTCCATTTAGAAAAGAGTGGGACGATAATCAGCACTTTCCTTTGGAGCTTTTTAAGAAATTGGGAGAGCTCGGATTGATGGGTGTATTAGTCCCTACGGAATATGGAGGCTCAGGATTTGGTTACTTTGAATACGTAACAGCAATTGCAGAATTGGCAAAACTTGATCCCTCCGTTGGTTTATCCATGGCTGCACACAATTCACTTTGCACCGGACATATTATGATGTTTGGAAATGAGGAGCAAAAACAAAAATACCTACCAAAACTAGCTACTTGTGAGTTTTTAGGAGCTTGGGGTCTTACAGAGCCTAATACAGGTTCAGATGCAGGCAACATGCGAACAGTTGCTGTAAAAGACGGTGAATACTACGTGATCAATGGAGCCAAAAATTTCATTACACACGGAGTTTCGGGTGATGTTGCAGTGGTAATTGCTCGAACAGGTGAAGTGGGGGATTCTCATGGCATGACCGCCTTTATCATTGAAAAAGGAACTCCAGGCTTCAAAGGTGGAAGAAAAGAAGATAAACTAGGAATGCGCGCTTCTGAGACAGCGGAATTGATTTTTGAAGATTGCAGGGTACATGAAAGCCAAATTTTGGGTGAAGTTGGGGAAGGTTTTATTCAGTCTATGAAGATCTTAGATGGAGGCAGAATTTCCATAGCAGCCTTATCATTAGGTATTGCGGAAGGTGCCTTGGAAGAGTCCATCAAATACTCCAAAGAGCGTGAGCAATTCAATCAGCCTATTTCGAAATTCCAGGCTATTTCCTTCAAGTTGGCAGATATGGCTACTCAAGTAGAGGCAGCACGATTGCTAACATTCAAGGCTGCCGATTTAAAGAACCGAGGTCAAAAGGTTACCTTGATGGGAGCGCAGGCCAAATACTATGCCTCTGAGGTGTCCGTAAGTGTGGCCAATGAAGCCGTACAGATATTTGGAGGCTATGGCTTTACCAAAGATTATCCAGTAGAAAAATACTACAGAGACTCCAAACTATGTACCATCGGTGAGGGTACTTCTGAAATCCAAAAACTGGTAATTTCTCGTGAGATCTTGAGATAA
- a CDS encoding ATP-binding protein → MHIKRILHSELSKRVDWKKVIILLGPRQVGKTTLVEELASQLGHDYLLLTGDEFQTVEFLSNPNLEFLKSFIGKHKVIIIDEAQRIPEIGLTLKLMADHFTGIQLIVTGSSSLELASSVNEPLTGRKWEYKIFPISWQELTDWQGLAKALPKLEKLLVFGSYPEIISNTGEEIALLQNLSSSYLYKDLLNFKGIRRPELLHKLLQALAWQVGSEVSYNELSRTVQADKSTVSAYIELLEKAFIVFKLNPFSRNLRSEISSSRKIFFIDNGMRNSIIGNYAALSNRNDIGQLWENFLISERQKLLSYNGFYGKTYFWRTTRGQEIDYVEEIDGKIFAFEFKWNPKAKSKFPTSFVESYNPVTTQVIHKDNFWQWLGDYPYTNQ, encoded by the coding sequence ATGCATATTAAGCGGATTCTCCATAGCGAACTTTCCAAACGAGTAGATTGGAAAAAGGTCATCATACTTCTTGGACCTAGACAAGTTGGTAAGACAACATTGGTAGAAGAATTGGCTTCCCAGTTAGGTCATGACTATTTGCTATTAACTGGTGATGAATTTCAAACGGTCGAATTTTTATCGAATCCTAATCTTGAATTTTTAAAGAGTTTTATTGGCAAACATAAGGTAATTATCATTGATGAAGCTCAGCGCATCCCTGAAATCGGATTGACATTAAAGTTAATGGCAGACCATTTCACTGGTATCCAACTAATTGTAACAGGTTCATCCTCCTTGGAATTGGCTAGCTCTGTAAATGAGCCCTTAACAGGTCGGAAGTGGGAGTATAAAATATTTCCTATATCATGGCAGGAATTAACTGATTGGCAAGGACTTGCCAAAGCATTGCCAAAGCTGGAAAAGCTACTTGTGTTTGGATCGTATCCCGAAATAATATCCAATACGGGAGAGGAAATTGCTTTACTTCAAAATCTTTCTTCAAGCTACCTTTACAAAGACCTGTTGAATTTTAAAGGAATAAGGAGGCCTGAACTACTTCATAAGCTTCTTCAAGCGTTGGCTTGGCAGGTAGGTTCTGAAGTGAGCTACAATGAATTAAGTCGAACTGTTCAAGCTGATAAATCCACTGTATCTGCTTACATTGAATTATTGGAAAAAGCATTCATTGTATTCAAACTGAATCCATTTAGCCGAAATCTACGCTCCGAAATAAGTAGCAGCAGAAAAATTTTCTTTATTGATAATGGGATGAGAAACTCCATCATAGGGAATTATGCTGCATTAAGCAATCGGAACGACATCGGCCAATTATGGGAAAACTTCTTGATTTCCGAACGCCAAAAATTACTTTCTTACAATGGCTTTTATGGGAAAACCTATTTTTGGAGAACCACCCGTGGGCAGGAAATAGACTATGTGGAAGAGATTGATGGGAAAATTTTTGCGTTCGAATTCAAATGGAATCCAAAAGCCAAATCAAAGTTTCCAACAAGTTTTGTGGAATCGTATAATCCAGTGACGACGCAAGTGATACATAAGGATAATTTTTGGCAGTGGTTAGGGGATTATCCCTATACAAACCAATAA
- a CDS encoding NHL repeat-containing protein: protein MITNKRIMRVFYNFYRATLLLVFSAFLASCQGNESSKANDSSKLAFEIVVIDSVQVEDVLASLFLFQYATEEYLFFRDAGASKIFVFDRTGKPVTEWAKTGDVPGVFSMVADNLSLTPEGNLLITDKVHGLIVFSREGEVLLQNRVYQYQTGFHGFINIFRKNQVIGKNGKTYVLHHLDLMDDIQEVGQAFFEKRMNLLMTDLETRETKQLIPFPNESKFLAGLAYPFEDFRPRFFFDQSKEKLYLMFQNEPVLYTYSWKGEIPVLESSQRLELDEFYENEGLEYGQVPYGVLNGTQLGFPFPSSIESLEMVGEVFLIHYKPGPSPSALPDWEKVKNGSADESLKISVRQQQQWKTVALVDGKVFPVSRPAMWNDSYRVIDEELWWMKPLSKDKEDESFTVYRGKLQLMD, encoded by the coding sequence ATGATCACTAATAAACGAATTATGAGGGTATTTTATAATTTTTATCGAGCCACCTTGTTGCTGGTTTTTTCCGCTTTCCTGGCTTCTTGTCAAGGAAATGAATCGTCAAAAGCAAACGATTCATCCAAGCTAGCCTTTGAAATCGTCGTTATCGATAGTGTTCAAGTAGAAGATGTGTTGGCTTCGTTGTTTTTGTTTCAATATGCTACGGAGGAATATCTTTTCTTCAGAGATGCTGGGGCATCTAAGATTTTTGTGTTTGATAGGACTGGTAAGCCTGTAACTGAATGGGCTAAAACGGGCGATGTTCCTGGGGTTTTTAGCATGGTTGCTGACAATCTCTCTTTGACCCCAGAGGGTAATTTGCTCATCACTGACAAGGTTCATGGGCTCATCGTTTTTTCTCGGGAAGGCGAAGTACTTCTCCAAAATCGCGTGTATCAATACCAGACAGGGTTTCATGGGTTTATCAATATCTTCCGCAAAAACCAAGTAATTGGAAAGAATGGGAAGACATATGTCCTGCATCATTTAGACCTGATGGATGACATTCAGGAAGTGGGGCAAGCGTTTTTCGAAAAGCGTATGAATCTTTTGATGACTGACTTGGAAACTCGAGAGACAAAACAACTGATCCCTTTTCCGAACGAGAGTAAATTTTTGGCAGGCCTTGCCTATCCATTTGAAGATTTTCGTCCGCGATTTTTCTTTGACCAATCAAAGGAAAAGCTTTACCTGATGTTTCAGAATGAGCCTGTGCTCTATACCTACTCATGGAAAGGTGAAATTCCTGTTCTTGAATCCAGCCAACGCTTGGAGTTGGATGAATTTTATGAAAATGAAGGCTTGGAATATGGCCAAGTTCCTTACGGTGTACTCAATGGAACTCAATTGGGTTTTCCTTTTCCTTCATCCATCGAAAGTTTGGAAATGGTCGGAGAAGTCTTCTTAATTCATTACAAGCCAGGGCCATCTCCATCAGCTTTACCTGATTGGGAAAAAGTCAAGAATGGTAGTGCCGATGAATCATTGAAAATATCTGTACGACAGCAGCAGCAATGGAAAACAGTTGCCCTTGTCGATGGGAAGGTTTTTCCAGTATCACGCCCTGCCATGTGGAACGATAGCTACAGGGTGATCGATGAAGAACTCTGGTGGATGAAGCCTCTAAGCAAAGATAAGGAAGATGAAAGCTTTACGGTGTATAGGGGGAAGCTTCAATTGATGGATTAA
- a CDS encoding DUF5723 family protein, producing the protein MKFLFQNQKRALQAALLIVCTLLGIAPTFAQQGFVGIQNTTRRGLLHATMNPAEISNLHRKVEVNLFSIAGNVSNDVLSFSDFLGDEEITEILFNRVDGPVNVRTDIGIMGPSVGFRVGKWGFGVTTQGFVRTDVIDFDANLGRSITTATDGQSFVESTLNLTSNQRINLAAWTEFGLMAGREVFQNENHRVSVGGGIRLLMPSAYFNAGIENIQGTLRIDQNSSVITNATGRLNFNYSGVIFDESLDEFNLNALSFGSISGLGLDLGLSHEWIKDGVVKASSGFSFKGMGSLDFGANQVNHNYSMNIPSGQSFDLNQLEGSFEDIENQLLASGFFTKTSDGDYNPNLPRLLTAYTDLRLSRIFYLSLFSQFNLGNTSKNEQIAAQNLFAITPRVKFGIFEIFSPWMSTEIAGISGGLGLRAGGFFIGSNSVLTGFLNDTNQADAYVGFSFGFGR; encoded by the coding sequence ATGAAATTCCTTTTCCAAAATCAAAAACGTGCATTACAAGCCGCTCTATTGATTGTTTGTACACTCTTGGGCATAGCGCCGACTTTTGCCCAACAAGGATTTGTAGGTATTCAGAACACGACTAGGCGTGGGCTCCTGCATGCCACCATGAATCCGGCGGAGATCAGCAATCTTCACCGGAAGGTGGAAGTCAATCTTTTTTCCATAGCGGGAAATGTGAGTAATGATGTACTTTCCTTTAGTGATTTTCTCGGAGATGAAGAGATTACAGAGATCCTGTTTAATAGGGTAGATGGACCTGTGAATGTACGAACAGACATCGGAATTATGGGGCCATCAGTGGGGTTTAGGGTAGGTAAATGGGGTTTTGGGGTAACCACACAGGGTTTTGTTCGAACAGATGTGATTGATTTTGATGCGAATTTGGGCCGAAGTATTACTACTGCCACAGATGGGCAATCATTTGTGGAAAGCACCTTAAACCTTACTTCCAATCAACGGATCAATCTTGCCGCTTGGACAGAATTTGGATTGATGGCAGGTAGAGAAGTTTTCCAAAATGAAAATCACCGAGTCTCTGTGGGAGGGGGCATTCGACTACTCATGCCAAGTGCGTACTTCAATGCAGGGATTGAAAATATTCAGGGAACACTTCGAATCGACCAAAATTCTTCGGTAATCACCAATGCAACTGGTCGGCTAAATTTCAATTATTCTGGGGTGATTTTTGATGAATCATTGGATGAATTCAATCTCAACGCCTTGTCCTTTGGGAGTATTTCGGGCCTTGGACTGGATTTGGGCTTATCTCATGAATGGATAAAAGATGGGGTAGTCAAGGCAAGCTCCGGTTTTTCTTTCAAAGGAATGGGGTCTTTGGACTTTGGTGCCAATCAGGTCAATCATAACTACAGCATGAATATACCATCTGGTCAAAGTTTTGATTTGAATCAATTGGAGGGAAGCTTCGAGGATATTGAAAACCAATTACTAGCTTCAGGATTTTTTACCAAAACATCTGACGGAGATTATAATCCAAACTTACCCAGATTATTGACGGCTTACACGGATCTTCGGCTCTCAAGAATATTTTATCTGAGCTTATTCAGTCAGTTCAATCTTGGAAACACCAGTAAAAACGAACAGATCGCTGCCCAAAACCTCTTTGCCATAACTCCACGTGTAAAGTTCGGTATATTTGAAATCTTCTCTCCTTGGATGAGTACAGAGATTGCCGGTATATCGGGAGGACTGGGACTTCGGGCAGGAGGCTTCTTCATTGGAAGCAATTCCGTACTGACAGGATTCTTAAATGACACTAATCAGGCAGATGCGTATGTTGGCTTTAGTTTTGGATTTGGCAGGTAA
- a CDS encoding MIP/aquaporin family protein: MDAFVAEFVGTSLLLAMGSGVVANVVLQGTKGNGSGWIVITTAWALGVFIGVVVAGPYSGAHLNPAVSIALAIAGDFPWAEVPKYAFAQILGAMFGSGICWLMYKDHFDATDDPGLKFAPFGTAPAIRNLPSNLFSEIIGTSVLIIVILYSTEPVLQDGSGTPIGLGSLGALPVAFLVWVIGLSLGGTTGYAINPARDFGPRLMHQLLPIKGKGSSDWAYSWVPIVGPVLGAAIAAGIYLLLGVGGMV, encoded by the coding sequence ATGGATGCATTTGTAGCAGAATTTGTAGGAACATCCTTGCTATTGGCAATGGGTTCCGGGGTAGTTGCCAATGTGGTTTTGCAAGGAACCAAAGGAAATGGCAGTGGATGGATAGTCATTACCACGGCTTGGGCTTTGGGTGTTTTCATTGGAGTAGTGGTCGCGGGCCCTTATAGTGGGGCACATTTGAATCCTGCCGTCAGTATTGCCTTAGCCATTGCAGGCGATTTTCCTTGGGCCGAGGTGCCGAAATATGCATTCGCACAGATCTTGGGAGCTATGTTTGGATCGGGTATCTGTTGGTTGATGTATAAAGATCACTTTGATGCCACGGATGACCCTGGATTGAAATTCGCTCCTTTTGGAACAGCACCTGCTATCCGTAATTTACCTTCCAATTTATTCTCCGAGATCATTGGGACGTCTGTTTTGATTATCGTGATTTTGTATTCCACCGAGCCTGTATTGCAGGATGGAAGTGGAACTCCGATAGGTTTAGGCTCTTTAGGAGCGCTGCCGGTGGCTTTTTTGGTATGGGTGATCGGTTTGAGTTTAGGGGGGACGACTGGCTACGCCATCAATCCAGCAAGAGACTTTGGTCCTCGCCTGATGCATCAGCTGCTTCCGATCAAAGGAAAAGGCAGTAGTGATTGGGCATACAGCTGGGTGCCCATAGTAGGTCCTGTTTTAGGCGCAGCCATAGCAGCGGGAATTTATTTATTGCTGGGAGTAGGGGGGATGGTATAA
- the glpK gene encoding glycerol kinase GlpK, which produces MTHYILALDQGTTSSRAIVFDKQGQIVSVEQKDFKQYFPKSGWVEHDPQEIWSSQSSVMIEALANQGIKASQIAAIGITNQRETTLVWDRATGKAIYHAIVWQDRRTASYCEELKLAGKAELIADKTGLIVDAYFSATKLKWILDHVEGAREKAAKGELAFGTVDTWLVWKLSGGQTHVTDVSNASRTMLFNIHEKQWDQELLELFDIPTSVLPEVKSSSEVYGTTSGDILSHKIPIAGIAGDQQAALFGQLCTQAGMAKTTYGTGCFLMMNTGDTPVKSSNRLLTTVAWEINGKMQYALEGSVFIGGAAIQWLRDGINLLSEAKESESLAKSLGDNDGVYFVPALAGLGAPHWDANARGAFFGITRGTTAAHMARAALEAIAYQVNDVIKAMEKDSGEPTKEMRVDGGATANNFLMQFQADILNCSIQRPTIIETTALGAAFLAGLAVGFWKDEDALKELWKADRSFEPQMDVAQVEKFLHFWHKAVERAKNWIE; this is translated from the coding sequence ATGACCCACTATATCCTAGCCCTTGACCAAGGGACGACAAGCTCAAGAGCGATTGTATTTGACAAACAGGGACAGATTGTTTCTGTGGAACAAAAAGATTTTAAGCAGTATTTTCCTAAATCCGGTTGGGTGGAACATGACCCGCAGGAGATTTGGTCCAGTCAATCTTCAGTGATGATCGAAGCCTTGGCCAATCAGGGTATCAAAGCGTCCCAAATCGCTGCCATTGGGATTACCAATCAACGGGAGACCACCCTCGTTTGGGACAGAGCAACTGGAAAAGCCATTTACCATGCGATCGTTTGGCAAGATCGAAGGACTGCTTCTTATTGTGAGGAGCTGAAGCTTGCGGGGAAAGCGGAGTTGATCGCTGACAAAACAGGTTTGATCGTGGATGCCTATTTTTCTGCGACCAAATTGAAATGGATTCTCGACCATGTGGAAGGGGCTCGTGAAAAAGCTGCTAAAGGAGAATTGGCATTTGGGACAGTAGATACCTGGTTGGTTTGGAAATTGAGTGGAGGCCAAACCCATGTCACCGATGTAAGTAATGCGAGCAGAACCATGCTGTTCAATATCCATGAGAAGCAATGGGATCAGGAATTATTGGAGTTGTTTGATATACCGACCAGTGTTTTGCCAGAGGTAAAGTCTTCTTCAGAAGTCTATGGAACTACCTCAGGAGATATTCTTTCCCATAAAATCCCCATAGCAGGAATTGCGGGCGATCAGCAGGCGGCATTGTTTGGACAATTGTGCACCCAAGCTGGAATGGCCAAAACCACCTATGGTACAGGTTGCTTTTTGATGATGAATACGGGCGATACTCCCGTCAAATCCAGCAATCGCTTGCTAACAACTGTAGCTTGGGAAATCAATGGAAAGATGCAATATGCTTTGGAGGGCTCAGTTTTTATAGGAGGAGCTGCTATTCAATGGTTGAGAGATGGGATAAACCTTTTAAGTGAGGCCAAAGAAAGTGAATCATTGGCCAAAAGTTTGGGTGATAATGATGGTGTTTACTTTGTTCCTGCCTTGGCTGGATTGGGGGCGCCGCATTGGGATGCCAATGCCCGAGGTGCTTTTTTTGGCATCACCCGTGGGACTACAGCGGCCCATATGGCCCGAGCTGCCTTAGAAGCGATCGCCTATCAAGTGAATGATGTGATCAAAGCCATGGAAAAAGACAGTGGAGAGCCAACCAAAGAAATGCGTGTGGATGGAGGGGCTACGGCCAATAATTTTTTGATGCAATTCCAGGCAGATATTCTTAATTGCAGTATTCAGCGACCCACTATTATCGAGACTACGGCGCTAGGGGCAGCTTTTTTGGCAGGCTTGGCTGTTGGCTTTTGGAAAGATGAGGATGCGTTGAAAGAACTTTGGAAAGCGGACCGATCATTTGAGCCCCAAATGGATGTAGCTCAAGTGGAGAAATTTTTACATTTTTGGCATAAAGCCGTGGAGCGTGCTAAAAACTGGATAGAATAA